The proteins below come from a single Chitinophaga pinensis DSM 2588 genomic window:
- a CDS encoding sensor histidine kinase, translating to MITLIFGAQLHGHYLIALPAVLMVVPVHAFYFYGLSYYIIPRYFFRHQFVRLFFACLICTVLATLLFRAVDILFVDPFFQAVSDNPANDFRWHVAQGRFIDRLFQPADIASAFIGSNSVVWIGVSIKFIKMWYEKRDAATQAELNFLKSQIHPHFLFNTLNNLYALSLTQSAQTPDVILGLSKILRYMLYECNTALVSLRKDIEILNSYIALEKIRYEERLELNVNVHLDDGMQQIAPLLLLPLVENAFKHGVSETEECPWINIELKTKGDKLTFNVSNSKPETAPEKPAMHYSKIGLANVRKRLELLYPGRHVLQAYDEEDCFISILEIELTD from the coding sequence TTGATCACCCTGATATTTGGTGCTCAATTGCATGGACATTACCTGATTGCTTTGCCGGCAGTACTGATGGTGGTTCCTGTACACGCGTTTTATTTCTATGGATTGTCCTATTACATTATTCCCCGATATTTTTTTCGGCACCAGTTTGTCCGCTTATTCTTTGCATGTCTGATTTGTACGGTACTTGCGACCTTATTGTTCCGCGCGGTAGACATCCTTTTTGTGGATCCATTTTTTCAAGCAGTGAGTGATAATCCGGCGAACGATTTCAGGTGGCATGTTGCGCAGGGAAGGTTTATAGACAGGCTTTTTCAACCGGCGGACATAGCATCTGCGTTTATCGGTAGCAATTCGGTGGTCTGGATAGGCGTGTCGATTAAGTTTATTAAAATGTGGTATGAGAAGCGGGATGCAGCTACCCAGGCAGAGTTGAATTTTCTCAAAAGCCAGATACATCCGCATTTTCTGTTTAATACGCTCAATAATCTCTATGCATTGTCGCTGACTCAATCTGCACAAACGCCGGATGTGATATTGGGTTTATCTAAGATCCTCCGTTATATGCTATATGAATGCAATACGGCATTGGTATCGTTGCGGAAAGATATTGAGATACTCAATAGTTATATTGCGTTAGAAAAGATCCGGTATGAAGAAAGGTTGGAACTTAATGTTAACGTACATCTGGATGATGGCATGCAACAAATAGCTCCGTTATTATTACTGCCACTGGTGGAAAATGCTTTCAAGCATGGCGTGAGCGAGACGGAAGAGTGTCCCTGGATTAATATTGAATTAAAGACGAAGGGGGATAAGCTGACTTTCAATGTATCCAACAGTAAACCGGAGACAGCCCCGGAAAAACCTGCTATGCATTATTCGAAGATCGGGCTGGCCAATGTGCGTAAAAGGCTTGAACTGTTATATCCCGGACGCCATGTACTGCAGGCATATGATGAAGAAGATTGTTTTATTTCAATACTGGAAATTGAATTGACTGATTAA